Proteins from a genomic interval of Musa acuminata AAA Group cultivar baxijiao chromosome BXJ1-9, Cavendish_Baxijiao_AAA, whole genome shotgun sequence:
- the LOC135582989 gene encoding protein CHROMATIN REMODELING 4-like, with the protein MREESSLCDDMIDRNWVLKRKRKRITSGVNLLNGKEGTSLSSESLLKSTSVKRKLKGDIDKIKGHDGHYFECAVCDLGGNLLCCDSCPQTYHLECLTPPLKCTPPGKWHCPSCSDHKDNVKTPSNAEAYLRRARTKTMFEKSTIVHKQTINDKASLSERNFIPENNKGKTTFSRTAPVQKKSDSSTHDKLVSLGGILAPAESKIKKKSEFSFHWKTSSRKEAHSLVKSLKSDHSKNFPEESSDKYKRDVQRKKLIVPFALPTQKARKKKQKLSRRDKKKRSRTEKGKDVATAVSNELSTENCFETSGSPKKCESFDQWISASKKEDKTLKYDSEEQYEVDRILGCRVQPNTTMSSQTIRSATHPEYANSEINSGCLAIGQASYGIIDPQNSSKLLVECQNGSKVETKDTESALKDGFDGEANLVSEEKNVCHKAAVCEAHNGQCETKGFFENAVSATECSQDGFITKKSCAALEDSPMNKSDTAQKVNMEDLADLDLASAQMQIDSHMQTGSSQLIVSCDLDGKEGVILERHPENNVESRTTEEMIQDSETKNNDVVYEFLVKWVGRSNIHNSWVPESQLKILAKRKLENYKAKYGTTVINICEEQWKKPLRVIALRACKDGLKEALVKWCGLPYDECTWERLDESVINESAHLVDELKRIESQTFNKDVKDDIQWMKGECQDVVPLLEQPQELKGGLLFPHQLEALNWLRKCWRKSKNVILADEMGLGKTISACAFISSLYCEFKAKLPCLVLVPLSTMPNWLAEFALWTPHLNVVEYHGCAKARSIIRQYEWHASDPSKSDKSTKLYKFNVLLTTYEMVLADTSHLRGVPWEVLIVDEGHRLKNSSSKLFGLLNTFSFQHRVLLTGTPLQNNIGEMYNLLNFLQPVSFPSLSAFEEKFDDLTTAEKVEELKKLVAPHMLRRLKKDAMQNIPPKTERMVPVELTSIQAEYYRAMLTKNFQILRNIGKGGTQQSLLNIVMQLRKVCNHPYLIPGTEPDSGSVEFLHEMRIKASAKLTLLHSMLKILYKEGHRVLIFSQMTKLLDILEDYLAIEFGPKTFERVDGSVSVANRQAAIARFNQDKSRFVFLLSTRSCGLGINLATADTVIIYDSDFNPHADIQAMNRAHRIGQSKRLLVYRLVVRASVEERILQLAKKKLMLDQLFVNKSGSQKEVEDILRWGTEELFNDSEGVNGQDLKEASTSKLDAVLDSEHKHRRRAGGLGDVYKDKCTDGCTKILWDENAIQKLLDRSDLQSVPENPDVDLENDMLGTVKSVDWNDDTNEEPDGTDLLSGIAGDGSEQKSETKEDNAAGGTEENEWDRLLRVRWEKYQLEEEAALGRGKRLRKAVSYKETFASIPSETFSESGNEDEEPEHEYTPAGRALKEKFARLRARQKERIAQRQTAELSNMIDKTELPNESLVQSVNEMEGFAKKNHDNKNEQVVAINLEDNRPSQQLDGNRSESFARFGKFSKHGYKRFHSDHLDLSVRPPENLSPDIFLPSHQLQNANIASSMPSSSLLPVLGLYAPNANQVGLSSRNFRAPLRQPISSSEQRQINRGNVEYLFPSASSSRPSSDQSVEVREKSASTSTLPEASGYSLNHKLKNMIPDSYFPFCTPAPTSGRPPLDALENSGSSFASFQEKLGLPNLILDDKLVPKFPLPSKSLMKQHVDLLPSLSLGMEFVNDTFQEFPDMPVLPNFKQQPSDSLKQKQQMTELPSMHGLGHVQGTYSSLPENHQMVLDNIMMRSQSATNKLFKKRLKVDAWSEDELDSLWIGVRRHGRGNWDGMLRDPILKFSKYRTAEDLSFRWKEEQQKIMDVPAFSAPKSSKSLSFPGISDGMMTRALLGSKFSGLGSERPKSLSHLTDIHLGCGDFKSSFPCIDPFGQVSRIDENFPQVVAWQHERLRPNYTGDLSAGAFNRLDNVSLPFDQPCQGNLATSLSVNLQKNEDEYHAKKNHPLPVVPDKQLNLLHNSSCNVNPKESNMGIPLIPQKKQVFPNFSSNNDIALGSSNTDKLPHWLREAVNIPSSRPSEREVPLMLPPAVSAIAQSVRLIYGEEKTFPPFAIPGPLPIQPKDPRKSLKRKRKLNKLRQLTPDIGCATKNFDHGASSSIPPAPEIMEFVPDPGKSDLSENLTQNLNLNSPSSSLFVTQGKSSVSALAPSPEVLPLVTSCMPSGPSELLITDMPGPSCQVAEISESNDLVFKQDKEVLNGDKKDIHGKQKIHENSLLGCWDTMLSSKKIDQVDDGDLSKTHSDTSKSNQVKVEEMSSEETMSDDH; encoded by the exons ATGAGGGAAGAAAGCTCTTTGTGTGATGACATGATTGACAGGAATTGGGTATTGAAGCGCAAGAGAAAACGGATAACATCTGGAGTGAATCTTTTAAATGGGAAGGAGGGTACCTCCCTATCTTCAGAGTCCCTGCTGAAGAGTACTTCTGTTAAGAGGAAGCTGAAAGGTGACATTGACAAAATCAAAGGGCACGATGGC CATTACTTTGAGTGTGCTGTATGTGATCTCGGTGGCAATTTACTTTGTTGTGATAGTTGTCCTCAAACCTATCACCTTGAATGCCTCACTCCACCACTTAAG TGTACCCCACCTGGAAAGTGGCATTGCCCAAGCTGTTCTGATCACAAAGATAATGTGAAAACACCAAGTAATGCAGAGGCTTATTTAAGACGAGCAAGAACGAAGACCATGTTTGAGAAGTCTACAATTGTGCATAAACAAACTATCAATGACAAGGCATCACTTTCTGAGAGAAACTTTATTCCagaaaataataaaggaaaaacTACTTTCTCCCGTACAGCTCCAGTTCAGAAGAAGTCTGATTCCTCTACACATGATAAATTGGTATCCCTTGGTGGAATATTGGCACCAGCTGAGAGTAAAATTAAGAAGAAGTCAGAATTTTCTTTTCATTGGAAAACAAGCTCCCGTAAGGAAGCACACTCTCTTGTTAAATCCTTGAAATCAGATCATAGCAAAAATTTTCCCGAAGAAAGTTCTGATAAGTACAAGAGGGATGTGCAAAGAAAGAAACTTATTGTTCCGTTTGCTCTGCCCACTCAGAAAGCCaggaaaaagaagcaaaaacttaGCAGGAGAGATAAGAAGAAGAGATCTAGAACTGAAAAAGGAAAAGATGTTGCAACAGCTGTTAGTAATGAATTATCGACAGAAAATTGTTTTGAAACTAGTGGGTCACCTAAAAAATGTGAGTCATTTGATCAGTGGATTTCTGCATCTAAGAAAGAAGACAAAACACTGAAATACGACAGTGAAGAACAGTATGAG GTTGATCGCATTCTGGGATGTCGTGTCCAACCTAACACCACAATGTCTAGCCAAACAATTAGATCTGCTACTCATCCAGAATATGCTAACTCAGAGATTAATTCAGGGTGCTTAGCCATCGGACAGGCATCATATGGTATAATTGATCCTCAAAACAGTAGCAAGTTACTGGTAGAGTGTCAAAATGGAAGCAAAGTTGAAACAAAGGATACAGAAAGTGCTCTTAAGGATGGATTTGATGGTGAAGCCAATTTGGTTTCTGAGGAAAAGAATGTATGTCATAAGGCTGCAGTATGTGAAGCTCATAATGGCCAATGTGAAACTAAAGGGTTTTTTGAAAATGCTGTTTCAGCAACAGAATGTTCGCAGGATGGATTCATCACAAAGAAAAGTTGTGCAGCTCTGGAGGATTCTCCAATGAATAAATCAGATACTGCCCAAAAAGTTAATATGGAAGATTTGGCAGATTTAGATCTAGCTAGTGCACAAATGCAGATTGATTCACATATGCAGACAGGATCTTCTCAGTTAATTGTTTCCTGTGATTTAGATGGCAAAGAGGGGGTAATTCTTGAGAGACATCCAGAAAATAATGTTGAAAGTAGAACAACAGAGGAGATGATACAGGATTCAGAAACTAAGAACAATGATGTTGTCTATGAATTTCTTGTTAAATGGGTGGGGCGATCGAACATTCATAACAGTTGGGTTCCTGAGTCACAATTGAAAATTTTGGCGAAAAGAAAGCTGGAGAATTATAAAGCTAAATATGGGACCACTGTCATCAATATTTGTGAGGAACAATGGAAGAAACCACTGCGTGTCATTGCTCTTCGGGCTTGTAAAGATGGCCTCAAAGAAGCTTTGGTTAAATGGTGTGGCCTTCCATACGACGAATGCACTTGGGAAAGATTAGATGAATCTGTTATCAATGAGTCAGCTCATCTGGTAGATGAACTGAAACGGATAGAATCCCAGACTTTTAATAAGGATGTTAAAGATGATATCCAGTGGATGAAAGGTGAATGCCAAGATGTTGTTCCTCTTCTGGAGCAACCACAAGAGCTAAAGGGTGGGTTGCTTTTTCCACATCAGCTAGAAGCTTTAAACTGGCTACGCAAGTGCTGGCGTAAGTCTAAAAATGTGATCCTTGCTGATGAGATGGGGCTTGGAAAAACCATATCTGCATGTGCTTTCATCTCATCATTGTACTGTGAATTCAAGGCTAAGCTGCCTTGTTTGGTTTTGGTACCTCTTTCCACTATGCCTAACTGGTTGGCTGAGTTTGCATTATGGACCCCACATTTGAATGTCGTGGAGTACCATGGTTGTGCAAAGGCAAGATCCATAATACGTCAGTATGAATGGCATGCTAGTGATCCTAGCAAATCAGATAAATCAACCAAGTTGTACAAGTTTAATGTTTTGTTGACTACTTATGAAATGGTGCTTGCTGATACCTCTCATCTACGTGGTGTTCCTTGGGAAGTTCTCATAGTTGATGAGGGACATCGTTTGAAGAACTCTAGTAGTAAACTTTTTGGTTTGCTTAATACATTTTCTTTCCAACACCGTGTTTTATTGACTGGAACCCCTTTGCAGAATAACATAGGCGAGATGTATAACTTACTCAACTTTTTGCAACCTGTTTCATTCCCCTCTTTATCGGCATTTGAAGAGAAATTTGATGATCTTACAACAGCAGAAAAAGTggaagagttgaaaaagcttgttGCACCGCATATGCTTCGAAGGCTTAAAAAAGATGCTATGCAAAATATCCCTCCTAAGACTGAGCGGATGGTTCCTGTTGAATTGACATCCATACAGGCTGAATATTATCGTGCTATGCTGACAAAGAATTTTCAGATTTTGCGCAACATAGGAAAAGGTGGCACTCAGCAATCACTGCTAAATATAGTGATGCAACTCCGCAAGGTCTGCAATCATCCATATCTTATTCCAGGAACAGAACCTGATTCTGGTTCAGTGGAATTCCTGCATGAAATGCGCATAAAGGCATCTGCAAAGCTGACTTTGTTGCATTCTATGCTCAAAATTTTATACAAGGAAGGGCATCGAGTTCTTATATTTTCTCAGATGACTAAGCTGCTTGATATTCTCGAGGATTACCTAGCTATAGAGTTTGGGCCTAAAACATTCGAAAGGGTGGATGGGTCAGTATCAGTGGCAAACCGTCAAGCAGCTATAGCTCGTTTTAATCAAGACAAATCTCGATTTGttttcttgttgtccacacgttCTTGTGGCCTCGGGATCAATTTGGCCACGGCTGACACTGTAATTATATATGATTCAGATTTCAATCCGCATGCTGATATACAAGCTATGAATAGAGCACACAGAATAGGGCAATCAAAGAGACTTCTAGTTTACAGGCTAGTAGTACGTGCTAGTGTTGAAGAGCGCATTTTGCAACTTGCTAAAAAAAAGTTGATGCTAGATCAACTATTTGTGAACAAGTCAGGATCCCAGAAGGAAGTGGAGGACATTCTTCGATGGGGAACTGAAGAGCTTTTCAATGATTCTGAAGGTGTAAATGGACAAGATTTGAAAGAAGCTTCTACAAGCAAACTTGATGCTGTTCTTGATAGTGAGCATAAACATAGGAGGAGGGCTGGTGGTTTGGGGGATGTATACAAAGATAAATGTACTGACGGTTGCACAAAGATCTTGTGGGATGAAAATGCAATTCAAAAACTTCTTGATCGTTCTGATCTTCAATCAGTTCCCGAAAACCCTGATGTGGATCTGGAAAATGATATGCTTGGTACAGTGAAG TCAGTGGATTGGAATGATGATACAAATGAAGAACCAGATGGGACAGATTTGCTCTCTGGTATAGCTGGTGATGGTTCCGAGCAAAAATCTGAAACAAAAGAAGATAATGCAGCTGGTGGCACTGAGGAAAATGAATGGGATAGGCTTTTACGTGTAAG GTGGGAGAAATATCAGCTTGAGGAGGAAGCAGCTCTGGGTCGAGGAAAGCGCTTGAGAAAAGCAGTGTCTTACAAGGAAACATTTGCGTCAATACCAAGTGAAACTTTTAGTGAG AGTGGTAATGAAGATGAGGAGCCAGAGCATGAATATACGCCAGCAGGCCGTGCTTTAAAGGAAAAATT TGCTAGGCTCCGTGCTCGGCAAAAGGAACGTATTGCCCAGAGGCAGACTGCTGAGCTTTCCAATATGATAGACAAGACCGAATTACCTAATGAGTCATTGGTTCAATCTGTCAATGAAATGGAAGGCTTTGCTAAAAAAAATCATGACAACAAAAATGAACAGGTTGTTGCCATCAATCTGGAGGATAATAGACCATCTCAACAATTAGATGGCAACAGAAGCGAGTCTTTTGCAAGGTTTGGGAAGTTCTCGAAGCATGGATATAAAAGATTCCACAGTGATCATCTGGATCTTTCTGTCAGACCTCCAGAAAATCTTTCTCCAGACATCTTTTTGCCTAGCCATCAGTTGCAAAACGCAAACATTGCAAGTTCAATGCCTTCTAGCAGCCTTCTACCTGTTTTAGGACTATATGCTCCTAATGCTAATCAGGTAGGTTTGTCATCCCGAAACTTCCGTGCCCCACTGAGACAACCAATATCAAGCAGTGAACAAAGACAAATAAATAGGGGAAATGTAGAATACCTGTTTCCGTCAGCTTCCAGTTCTCGACCTTCAAGTGACCAAAGTGTTGAAGTCAGAGAAAAATCTGCCAGCACATCTACATTACCTGAAGCATCAGGATACTCCTTGAATCACAAGCTGAAGAATATGATACCTGACAGCTACTTTCCATTTTGTACT CCTGCACCTACATCTGGAAGACCTCCCCTTGATGCACTTGAAAACTCAGGTTCATCCTTCGCCTCATTTCAAGAAAAACTGGGCCTTCCAAACTTAATTCTTGATGATAAGCTGGTGCCGAAGTTTCCATTACCATCAAAGAGTTTAATGAAGCAACATGTAGATCTCTTACCTAGCTTGTCATTGGGCATGGAATTCGTAAATGACACCTTTCAGGAATTCCCAGATATGCCTGTATTACCCAATTTCAAGCAACAGCCAAGCGATTCCCTGAAGCAAAAACAGCAGATGACAGAGTTACCTTCAATGCATGGTCTAGGTCATGTTCAAGGCACATATTCATCATTACCTGAAAACCATCAGATGGTTCTTGACAACATAATGATGCGAAGTCAGTCTGCAACAAATAAGTTGTTTAAGAAGAGATTAAAAGTAGATGCATGGTCCGAAGATGAACTTGATTCTCTTTGGATTGGTGTCCGTAGGCATGGAAGGGGTAATTGGGATGGGATGCTCAGGGATCCCATATTGAAATTCTCAAAGTACAGAACTGCTGAAGATTTGTCCTTTAGATGGAAAGAGGAGCAGCAAAAGATAATGGATGTGCCAGCTTTTTCAGCACCAAAATCTTCGAAGTCTCTATCATTTCCTGGAATATCTGATGGTATGATGACTCGGGCTCTGCTTGGAAGCAAATTTTCTGGCCTTGGTAGTGAACGGCCGAAATCCCTTTCTCATCTGACAGACATTCATTTGGGCTGTGGTGATTTTAAGTCTAGCTTTCCATGCATCGATCCATTTGGTCAAGTTAGTAGAATTGATGAGAATTTTCCACAAGTTGTAGCATGGCAGCATGAGAGACTTAGACCAAATTATACTGGAGACTTATCTGCTGGAGCATTTAATAGACTGGATAACGTCAGTTTGCCCTTCGATCAGCCTTGTCAGGGTAACTTAGCTACGAGTCTAAGTGTGAATTTACAGAAGAATGAAGATGAATATCATGCTAAGAAGAATCATCCCTTGCCAGTTGTTCCTGACAAACAGCTGAATCTATTGCATAATTCCAGCTGTAATGTAAATCCCAAAGAATCCAACATGGGCATTCCCCTCATCCCCCAAAAGAAGCAGGTTTTTCCAAACTTTTCTTCCAATAATGATATTGCTCTTGGTAGCTCAAACACAGACAAGCTTCCTCATTGGCTTCGAGAAGCTGTCAATATCCCTTCATCCAGGCCATCAGAACGTGAGGTGCCCTTGATGTTGCCGCCAGCTGTTTCAGCAATTGCTCAATCTGTTCGTTTAATTTATGGAGAAGAGAAAACATTCCCACCATTTGCAATTCCAGGCCCTTTGCCTATCCAACCAAAAGATCCAAGGAAAAGTTTGAAGAGGAAAAGGAAGTTGAATAAGCTTCGGCAGCTGACCCCTGATATTGGGTGTGCTACAAAGAATTTTGATCATGGTGCTTCAAGCTCAATTCCCCCAGCTCCAGAAATAATGGAATTTGTACCTGATCCTGGAAAGTCTGACCTCAGTGAAAATCTCACTCAGAACCTAAACTTAAATTCACCATCCTCATCATTATTTGTTACACAAGGAAAAAGTTCAGTCTCAGCACTAGCACCATCTCCTGAAGTGCTGCCTTTGGTAACATCTTGTATGCCATCCGGGCCTTCTGAATTGTTGATAACAGATATGCCTGGCCCTAGCTGTCAAGTAGCAGAAATATCAGAGTCAAACGATCTTGTATTCAAACAAGATAAGGAGGTACTAAATGGAGATAAAAAAGACATTCATGGGAAACAGAAGATACATGAGAATTCACTCTTGGGTTGTTGGGATACAATGCTAAGTTCCAAGAAGATTGATCAAGTGGATGATGGAGACTTGAGTAAAACTCATTCTGATACTAGTAAATCTAACCAGGTCAAAGTTGAGGAAATGTCATCTGAAGAAACTATGTCGGATGATCATTAA